The genome window CTTCATTTATAGATAAAAAGCCATAATTATACTGATTTATTTTTGTAGAACATCTAACACACTGATTAAGCTCCGGATAAATACCAGACAGATAAATCAGCTTGGCCAGAAAATTTAAACGGAAAAGGTCTGTATCTATATCAGTGGTAAGATAGTATAGACTTTTTTTTAGCAGTATAAAAACTTTTTCGTCTGGGAAAATTACATATTTGTTAAAAATATTAAGAATTTCAAATCCAGTTTTCAGTTTGTTTATATTATTAGCTATCTCAAGACCAAGACTTTTTGAGCGGTCTAACTCCTTTATAAAAAATTTTTCTTTTCTTTTGAAATATACCCCGTAAAACCATGAAAAAGGCTCTGTTGCATGTAAAAAAGGGGATTTTAAAAGCTGCCCCTTGGGAATATAAATATTTTCCTTTCCATATTTGCGAAAATAAACTGTTATGGATAAATCGTAGTCCCCTGCCAGTGATTTCCTTAAAACTATTCCTTCATCTTTTACAAATTCCATAACCTCATAATTTATATATATCTGGTAAAAAAGTCTATACCCCCTCCCCTTTTATCAGTTATTTTTTACTCAGTAGAGCTGTGTATTTGTAAACGACTGGTAATAAAACCAGAGTTAAAAATGTGGAGGTAAAAATTCCCCCTATAACTACTACTGCGATAGGTTTTTGTATTTCTGAACCTATATCGTTCATAAATAATATGGGTACCAGACCTAATGACGCGGCTGTGGCTGTTATTAAAATAGGTCTAAGTCTTAAACGGGTTGCCTTTTCTATTGCTTTATCTATATCAAAACCTTCTTCTAACATCTGCCTTATATAAGATACAAGAACAACTCCGTTCAAGGTTGCTATACCGAAAACAGCTATAAATCCTATTGCAGCAGGAACAGAAAGGTTAAATCCAGATATATATAGAGCCACTATTCCCCCAATAGTTGCAAAAGGAACATTTAGCATAATTATAAGAGAGTCTTTTATAGAGTTGTAATTGATGAAAAGGAGCAAGAATATAAGTAAAATAGCGATAGGCACTACTATAGATAATCTTTTCATAGCTCTTTCTTGATTTTCAAATTGTCCTGCAAATCTTACAAAATAACCTTCTGGAAACTTAACTTGTTTATGTATGTTTTCTCTAAGCTCTTTTATAAAGCCACCAAGGTCTCTTCCTTCTATATTAAGCTGAACAAGAGCATATCTAAGGCCATTTTCATGTCGTATTTTAAAGAAGCCTGGAACTATTTTTACATCTGCTACATCTCCCAGGCGGAGTAAGACCCCATTATCATCTTTGTAAAATGGAATGTTTTTTATTTTCTCAATATCGTTTAAAGCATTATCAGGAAGCTTTACAAAGATTGGAAAACTTATTAGACCTTTTCTCAGTTCGTTAACCTTAACCCCGGCCATATAGTTTCCAACCAGGGAGAGTATATCCTCAATACTGAAACCATATTTATAAAGAACATGATACTTAGGGATTATTTGAAGTTGAAGTTTTCCTGTCTGTGCTTCGGTTTCCACATCTTTTGAACCTTTGGTATTCTTTGCTATCTCCTCAATTTGATAAGCCAGTTCATTTATTTTATTTAAATCATCCCCAAATATTTTTACAGCAACAGTTGCTTTGACACCAGAGAGAAGCTCTTCTACTCTCATTGCTATTGGTTGTGTAAAAATTAGCCCTGCAACAGGTAAGTCTTTTAGCTTTTCACGTAAGGCTTCTTCAAACTCTTTTCTATTTTTAAACTGTTGCCATTCTTTGTAAGGTTTAAGCAGTATCCATGTTTCTATGTAATTAACATCCTGAACTTCTCCTTTT of Persephonella sp. IF05-L8 contains these proteins:
- the recO gene encoding DNA repair protein RecO, with product MEFVKDEGIVLRKSLAGDYDLSITVYFRKYGKENIYIPKGQLLKSPFLHATEPFSWFYGVYFKRKEKFFIKELDRSKSLGLEIANNINKLKTGFEILNIFNKYVIFPDEKVFILLKKSLYYLTTDIDTDLFRLNFLAKLIYLSGIYPELNQCVRCSTKINQYNYGFLSINEGGVVCKKCSKKRSNITYPDIQNLRLLKEIKFKNLNKLKLLYPLKLENFLKEYLSKNL